A genomic stretch from Thermodesulforhabdus norvegica includes:
- the dnaE gene encoding DNA polymerase III subunit alpha, with translation MEFVHLHVHTEYSLLDGAIRIKDLLEATKRYGMPAVAITDHGNMFGALEFYEKATSAGVKPIIGCEVYVTPYSLSDQVERIQRSKGDDEDKNYHLVLLAESYEGYRNLMKIVSKAHLEGFYYKPCIDKENLERFSSGIIALSACLKGEVPRHILKGDMKRARQCAGEYSEIFGAGNFYLELQANGLVEQAKVNDGLLELARSMNLPLVATNDCHYLEKHHVRAHEILLCIQTNRTVLDEKRMQFHTDELYFKSPDEMYSAFRHVEEALKNTLVVAERVNLEIPLGQYHFPVFTLDNGETAEDRFEKQAREGLLRRWEQIKKKMPGAGESEFRVYRERLEKEIAVIKKTGFAPYFLIVSDFINYAKSRGIPVGPGRGSAAGSLVAYAMGITDIDPIEHGLLFERFLNEERISMPDIDVDFCMKRRDEVIRYVTEKYGKDRVAHITTFGTMSARQVVRDVARALGFTYAEQDRIAKYVPAVLGITLEKAFELEPRLEELRSQDPQIKELFDIAFTLEGLARHASTHAAGIVIADKPIVEYVPLYRDQDGEVVTQYSMKYVEKAGLIKFDFLGLRNLTVIDDTVKLVEKNHGVKLDMLNIPLDDPETYDLLCRADTTGVFQLESAGMREILVRLRPEKFSDIVALVALYRPGPLESGMVDQYIKAKHGEIPVTYELEELRPILEQTYGVILYQEQVMQIASVLANYTLGEADILRRAMGKKDPEVMKAQRERFLEGARQNNIDLEKANRIFDRMEKFALYGFNKSHSAAYAFIAYQTAYLKAHYPVEFMAALLNSVVSDSDKVVKLIAECRDKGIDVLPPDINASDRGFTVVEGKIRFGLAAVKNVGDAAVEAILCSREKDGPFESIYDFCQRVDGQKVNRRVIEQLIKCGAFDSIHPNRAQVIAGLDGALQRAQSVQKDRQNGQMNLLSILRSRTNDLPLKNLALPDVPDWDSRTMLNYEKEALGFYVSGHPLDFYRERLSRLCTDTTQDLSSKPDGAQVVVAGMITVAKEITTRRGERMGFLNLEDREGIAEVVAFPEVYMRYRDALVADDEPRVVMGVVQHDEKSTKIIASEILSVDEAEEKKATLVVLKLNAEGVKHDDILLLHRIVKNNPGSCPLRLHLNLEDSIEVVILPDDSLKVSPTADVISSLKNSFGSDSVSVLYNKDMPSSGAVVS, from the coding sequence ATGTTCGGCGCTCTCGAGTTCTACGAGAAGGCAACTTCCGCAGGCGTAAAACCGATAATCGGCTGTGAGGTCTATGTGACCCCTTACTCTCTTTCGGATCAGGTTGAGCGGATTCAGAGGAGTAAGGGTGATGATGAGGATAAAAATTACCACCTCGTCCTGCTTGCCGAAAGTTATGAAGGTTACAGGAATTTGATGAAGATCGTTTCAAAGGCTCACCTAGAAGGTTTTTATTACAAACCCTGTATCGACAAGGAGAATCTGGAAAGGTTTTCGTCGGGAATTATAGCACTGTCCGCATGCCTTAAAGGGGAGGTGCCGCGGCATATTCTTAAAGGAGATATGAAGCGTGCCCGTCAGTGTGCCGGGGAGTATTCGGAAATTTTCGGTGCCGGCAACTTCTACCTGGAGCTTCAGGCAAACGGCCTTGTCGAGCAGGCTAAGGTCAACGATGGGCTTTTAGAGCTTGCAAGGTCCATGAATCTGCCTCTTGTGGCAACCAACGACTGTCACTACCTTGAGAAGCATCATGTTCGGGCTCACGAGATACTTCTCTGCATTCAGACCAACAGGACCGTCCTTGACGAAAAACGAATGCAGTTTCATACCGACGAACTCTACTTCAAGTCTCCCGATGAGATGTATTCCGCCTTCAGACACGTTGAAGAAGCCCTGAAGAATACGCTGGTCGTTGCAGAAAGGGTGAATCTGGAAATTCCTCTGGGCCAGTATCATTTTCCGGTTTTTACTCTGGATAACGGTGAGACTGCGGAAGATCGTTTTGAAAAGCAGGCCCGGGAAGGTCTGCTCAGGCGGTGGGAGCAGATTAAGAAAAAGATGCCCGGTGCGGGAGAAAGTGAATTCCGGGTTTATCGGGAAAGGCTGGAAAAGGAAATAGCGGTAATCAAGAAGACCGGCTTTGCGCCTTATTTTCTCATCGTTTCGGATTTCATAAATTACGCCAAGAGCAGGGGAATTCCCGTTGGTCCGGGGCGGGGCTCTGCTGCGGGAAGCCTCGTTGCTTATGCCATGGGCATAACCGACATAGATCCCATAGAGCACGGCTTGCTTTTCGAGCGGTTCTTGAATGAAGAGCGCATAAGCATGCCCGATATCGATGTTGACTTCTGCATGAAGCGGCGTGATGAGGTGATAAGATACGTCACGGAAAAATACGGGAAGGACAGGGTGGCCCACATAACGACCTTTGGTACGATGTCGGCCCGTCAGGTGGTGAGAGACGTCGCGAGGGCGCTGGGGTTTACCTATGCGGAACAGGATCGGATCGCAAAATATGTTCCGGCCGTTCTCGGTATTACACTGGAGAAGGCCTTTGAACTGGAGCCCCGGCTTGAGGAGTTGCGAAGTCAGGATCCTCAGATTAAAGAGCTTTTTGATATTGCCTTTACCCTGGAAGGCCTTGCCCGTCACGCCTCAACCCATGCGGCGGGGATAGTTATAGCGGACAAACCCATCGTGGAATACGTTCCTCTCTACAGAGACCAGGACGGTGAGGTGGTGACTCAGTACTCAATGAAATACGTGGAAAAGGCCGGGCTGATAAAGTTCGACTTTCTGGGACTCAGAAACCTCACGGTCATAGACGATACCGTAAAGCTGGTCGAAAAAAATCACGGTGTTAAGCTGGACATGCTGAACATCCCCCTTGATGATCCTGAAACTTACGATCTTCTGTGCAGAGCCGATACGACGGGGGTTTTTCAGCTGGAAAGCGCCGGCATGAGAGAAATCCTTGTGCGCCTCCGACCGGAAAAGTTTTCGGACATCGTGGCGCTGGTGGCGCTCTATCGTCCCGGGCCTCTGGAAAGCGGCATGGTGGATCAATACATTAAGGCAAAGCACGGTGAAATTCCGGTGACCTATGAATTGGAGGAATTGCGTCCGATACTTGAACAGACCTATGGGGTCATACTTTATCAGGAACAGGTTATGCAAATTGCGAGTGTGCTTGCCAATTATACACTGGGCGAGGCGGATATACTCAGAAGGGCCATGGGCAAAAAAGACCCGGAGGTCATGAAGGCTCAGAGGGAACGCTTTCTGGAAGGTGCCAGGCAGAATAACATCGATCTGGAAAAGGCAAATCGCATATTCGATCGAATGGAGAAGTTTGCTCTTTACGGATTTAACAAGTCTCACAGTGCCGCTTATGCCTTTATCGCCTATCAAACGGCTTATCTCAAGGCGCACTACCCTGTGGAGTTCATGGCGGCTCTTTTGAACAGTGTGGTCAGCGATTCCGACAAGGTGGTTAAGCTGATAGCCGAGTGTCGGGATAAGGGTATAGATGTATTGCCGCCGGACATAAATGCCAGTGATCGGGGTTTTACTGTTGTCGAAGGGAAAATAAGATTTGGGCTTGCCGCCGTTAAAAACGTGGGGGATGCCGCCGTTGAGGCCATTCTCTGTAGCCGTGAAAAGGATGGGCCTTTTGAGTCGATCTACGACTTCTGCCAGCGGGTGGACGGCCAAAAGGTTAATCGCCGTGTAATAGAACAGCTCATAAAATGCGGAGCCTTTGATTCAATTCATCCCAACAGGGCACAGGTTATAGCCGGTCTCGATGGAGCCCTTCAAAGGGCTCAGTCCGTTCAAAAGGATAGACAGAACGGGCAGATGAACCTGCTTTCGATTCTTCGCTCCAGGACTAACGACCTTCCCCTGAAAAACCTCGCTCTGCCCGACGTGCCTGACTGGGATAGCCGGACCATGTTAAACTACGAGAAGGAAGCCCTGGGTTTTTACGTCTCCGGTCATCCTCTTGACTTTTACCGTGAAAGGCTTTCCAGGCTTTGCACCGACACCACTCAGGATCTGTCCTCAAAACCCGACGGAGCACAGGTCGTCGTGGCAGGGATGATCACGGTCGCAAAGGAAATAACCACGAGGCGTGGTGAAAGGATGGGCTTTTTGAATCTTGAGGATCGGGAAGGAATAGCCGAGGTGGTTGCCTTCCCGGAGGTTTACATGCGCTATCGTGATGCTTTAGTTGCCGACGACGAGCCCCGGGTGGTTATGGGCGTCGTTCAGCATGACGAAAAATCCACAAAAATAATCGCCAGCGAAATCCTTTCGGTCGACGAAGCCGAAGAAAAAAAGGCGACTCTGGTCGTGCTGAAATTGAATGCAGAAGGCGTAAAACACGACGATATTTTGTTGCTTCACCGCATTGTAAAGAACAATCCCGGATCGTGCCCGTTGAGATTGCATCTAAACCTTGAAGATTCGATCGAGGTCGTAATACTTCCCGACGATAGCCTCAAAGTGTCTCCAACTGCCGATGTGATTTCCAGTCTTAAAAATTCTTTCGGTTCCGATTCTGTGAGCGTGCTTTATAATAAGGACATGCCTTCCAGCGGAGCTGTTGTATCCTGA
- a CDS encoding ferritin, whose product MISEKMGKALNEQLKWELYSGYLYLSMATYFKDRGLDGFARWMEVQALEELSHAMKFYSYLNERGFKVDLQPIDGPPTTWDSPVAVFEHVLEHEQHVTKRIHDLVDLAIEERDHGTNNFLQWFVGEQVEEEASAAEVLNKVKLVQDGGGLYLLDRELGQRLFNVPPDVTILNTGAK is encoded by the coding sequence ATGATTTCCGAAAAAATGGGCAAAGCCCTTAACGAGCAGCTTAAGTGGGAACTTTATTCGGGGTATCTCTATTTATCGATGGCGACATACTTCAAGGACAGAGGGCTGGACGGCTTCGCCAGATGGATGGAGGTTCAGGCTCTCGAGGAGCTTTCTCATGCCATGAAGTTTTATTCCTATCTGAACGAGCGGGGATTCAAGGTGGACCTCCAGCCCATTGATGGCCCTCCTACTACGTGGGATTCTCCTGTTGCGGTTTTTGAGCATGTGCTGGAACACGAGCAGCATGTGACCAAAAGAATCCACGATCTGGTGGATCTGGCGATAGAAGAACGGGATCACGGAACCAACAACTTCCTGCAGTGGTTCGTAGGGGAACAGGTGGAAGAAGAGGCGAGTGCGGCAGAGGTTCTGAACAAGGTTAAGCTCGTTCAGGACGGAGGGGGCCTTTATCTTCTGGATAGAGAGCTCGGTCAGAGACTTTTTAACGTCCCGCCCGATGTGACCATTCTCAATACGGGTGCAAAATAA
- a CDS encoding Mth938-like domain-containing protein, with protein MIEDYGFGHMVINGRKYTADLKIISDRVISDWWRREGHRLHIDDITDIIDARPEVVVLGTGAFGFMKVPSEVVDFLEARGIEVVVEKTKEAVKRFNGLKEAGRLVAGAFHLTC; from the coding sequence ATGATAGAGGATTACGGCTTCGGGCATATGGTTATTAACGGCCGGAAGTACACGGCCGATTTGAAGATTATCTCAGACAGGGTAATATCCGACTGGTGGCGTCGTGAAGGGCACAGGCTACACATTGATGACATCACGGACATAATTGATGCCCGACCGGAAGTCGTGGTCCTGGGAACCGGTGCCTTTGGATTTATGAAGGTTCCGTCAGAGGTGGTCGATTTTCTTGAAGCCAGGGGTATAGAAGTTGTGGTTGAGAAGACAAAGGAGGCGGTTAAGAGGTTTAACGGTTTGAAAGAGGCAGGTCGTCTTGTGGCCGGAGCTTTTCATCTGACCTGTTGA
- a CDS encoding flavodoxin domain-containing protein: MKKALIIYATRTQNTKGIAELIAEGLRMSGVEVTLMNANDPALENVNFDDYDALILGSATYHGEMMQHMKTLLFRLESANLSGKVGGSFGAFGWSGEAPVRIFDTMANVFGMKMVSGPLRLKSPSIGGAIQMAQEYGKEIAKAMGS, encoded by the coding sequence ATGAAGAAAGCCCTTATTATCTATGCGACGAGGACACAAAACACAAAGGGTATTGCGGAACTTATTGCCGAAGGTTTGCGAATGTCCGGCGTCGAAGTTACCCTTATGAATGCAAACGATCCCGCCCTGGAAAATGTCAATTTCGATGATTACGATGCCCTGATTCTCGGATCTGCTACCTACCACGGCGAGATGATGCAGCACATGAAGACCCTTCTTTTCAGGCTGGAGTCGGCAAATCTTTCGGGCAAGGTGGGTGGATCTTTCGGGGCCTTTGGGTGGAGCGGAGAAGCGCCCGTGAGAATCTTCGATACCATGGCCAATGTGTTCGGCATGAAGATGGTGAGCGGGCCTTTGAGGTTGAAGTCGCCGTCAATCGGGGGCGCCATTCAGATGGCCCAGGAATACGGCAAGGAGATTGCAAAGGCTATGGGATCCTGA
- a CDS encoding succinate dehydrogenase assembly factor 2, whose protein sequence is MVDRELIRRRIRYHLSKRSSLEVELILRSFWEAKGSQLTDSELADFEKILELDDIDFLKIMSGKKSLPDGYPAEMFGMIRSFWLNRTVR, encoded by the coding sequence ATGGTTGACCGTGAGCTTATCAGGAGGCGGATAAGGTATCACCTTTCCAAGAGGTCAAGCCTTGAAGTTGAGCTGATTCTCAGATCCTTCTGGGAAGCAAAGGGTTCTCAGCTTACCGATTCGGAGCTGGCCGATTTTGAAAAAATTCTGGAACTTGACGATATTGACTTTCTCAAAATCATGAGTGGTAAAAAGAGCCTGCCCGATGGGTATCCCGCTGAAATGTTTGGCATGATAAGGTCATTCTGGTTGAACAGGACGGTCCGGTAG
- a CDS encoding DNA polymerase III subunit chi, translated as MKRALFFETSTRDRDGDICRISEALCLAGCRVLIFVESTMEAAHFDDFLWTFNKESFVPHRIVSAGENLNGVMEKVFIGMEEVLFPEVDAVVCGGKADLEALLKAHTVAFPVIMDDERKRQESRSLWKRLQRQGIFLHHLPASEKKEWGSRVREVLERRDDG; from the coding sequence GTGAAGAGAGCCCTGTTTTTTGAGACCTCAACCCGTGATCGTGACGGTGATATATGTCGAATTTCCGAAGCGCTCTGCCTTGCGGGATGCCGTGTCCTGATTTTCGTGGAATCCACAATGGAAGCTGCCCATTTCGACGATTTTTTATGGACTTTCAACAAGGAAAGCTTTGTGCCGCACAGAATCGTATCGGCAGGTGAGAACTTAAATGGGGTCATGGAGAAGGTATTTATAGGCATGGAAGAAGTGCTCTTCCCGGAGGTTGATGCCGTTGTCTGTGGGGGTAAAGCCGATCTCGAAGCATTACTTAAGGCCCATACCGTTGCTTTCCCGGTTATCATGGATGATGAAAGGAAACGGCAGGAAAGCCGCTCTTTGTGGAAAAGGCTTCAAAGGCAGGGGATTTTTTTGCATCATCTTCCTGCTTCGGAGAAGAAGGAGTGGGGGTCAAGGGTTCGTGAGGTTCTGGAGCGGCGGGACGATGGTTGA
- a CDS encoding desulfoferrodoxin — translation MAERLQVYKCEVCGNIVEVLHGGQGELVCCGKPMKLFVENTVDAAKEKHVPVAEKTDHGMKVKVGSVAHPMEEKHYIEWIEVVDESGRAYRQFLKPGDAPEAVFCLPEGKYILREYCNLHGLWKAEV, via the coding sequence ATGGCCGAAAGATTGCAGGTTTACAAGTGTGAAGTTTGCGGGAATATCGTCGAGGTACTTCACGGAGGGCAGGGTGAGCTGGTATGTTGTGGAAAGCCCATGAAGCTCTTCGTCGAAAACACCGTTGATGCGGCAAAGGAAAAGCACGTTCCGGTAGCCGAAAAGACGGATCACGGTATGAAAGTCAAGGTCGGCAGTGTGGCTCATCCTATGGAAGAGAAACACTATATCGAGTGGATCGAAGTGGTGGACGAGTCCGGAAGGGCTTACAGGCAGTTTCTAAAACCCGGAGACGCGCCGGAGGCTGTCTTCTGTCTGCCTGAAGGGAAGTACATTCTGAGGGAATATTGTAACCTGCACGGTTTGTGGAAAGCCGAGGTGTAA